A genome region from Methanococcoides burtonii DSM 6242 includes the following:
- a CDS encoding PLDc N-terminal domain-containing protein, with product MFDGWMFLPVNCLLFLLFAGIAIGSTIFWTWMLIDCVMNEPSYGNDKLIWIIIIVFAQLLGALTYFIFRRQKRN from the coding sequence ATGTTCGATGGCTGGATGTTCTTGCCGGTAAATTGTTTGCTGTTCCTGCTGTTTGCAGGGATTGCAATAGGGAGTACTATTTTCTGGACATGGATGCTTATCGATTGTGTTATGAACGAGCCATCGTATGGAAATGATAAACTTATATGGATCATTATTATAGTATTTGCACAATTATTAGGTGCACTGACATACTTCATTTTCAGAAGACAAAAACGCAATTAA
- a CDS encoding ABC transporter permease, with amino-acid sequence MVDLKQSLEIAFGSIFSSKLRSTLTTLGIVIGVAAVIANVSLGASFNQYFDEEIGTIGSNFIYVSANEPNTFFDNELEVVRKTPGVLRASPINEQVAEVTYMSDSRRVSITGVTGDYDEVANIGLSEGNFIKDNDQYVAVIGYDVSEDTFDRKLSNKNSIEINFRTRDGEEITQTFQVKGIVQKSEPSFISGGMVPDKRIFIPIPTMNEILSVSDYSTIFAEGESIETVTETSGEIDKRLGRYMGISSRDMEEDDIKPYFIMDQQELLENAGSLSSALSRLLTAVAFISLVVGSIGIMNIMLVTVTERTSEIGLMKSIGYSNFDVLTMFIVESAVVGTIGGILGVILGCAGAYGAATFMNLPVVLPASKIFAGFVVSIFVGLIAGAYPANKAAKMKPVDALRHD; translated from the coding sequence ATGGTCGATCTGAAGCAGTCACTTGAAATTGCATTTGGAAGTATTTTTAGCTCCAAGCTTCGTTCCACGCTTACAACTCTGGGGATCGTCATAGGAGTAGCTGCTGTTATTGCCAATGTTTCCTTAGGTGCGAGCTTTAATCAGTATTTTGATGAAGAGATAGGAACGATCGGCTCGAATTTCATCTATGTGAGTGCAAATGAACCAAACACGTTCTTTGATAACGAACTGGAGGTTGTCAGGAAAACCCCGGGAGTACTGAGAGCTTCACCTATCAATGAACAGGTAGCTGAAGTCACTTATATGTCAGATTCGCGGAGAGTATCAATTACGGGGGTCACAGGCGACTATGATGAGGTCGCAAACATTGGACTTAGTGAAGGGAATTTCATCAAAGACAATGATCAGTATGTAGCAGTGATAGGTTATGATGTATCTGAAGATACTTTTGACCGGAAGTTATCGAATAAGAATTCGATAGAGATAAATTTCCGAACACGTGATGGAGAAGAAATAACACAGACATTCCAGGTCAAAGGTATTGTTCAAAAATCAGAACCAAGCTTCATATCGGGAGGAATGGTCCCTGATAAAAGGATATTCATTCCAATACCCACCATGAACGAGATCCTCTCGGTCAGTGATTATTCCACCATCTTCGCCGAAGGGGAATCAATTGAGACAGTCACAGAAACATCCGGGGAGATAGATAAGAGACTCGGAAGATATATGGGGATCTCATCAAGGGATATGGAGGAAGATGACATCAAGCCGTATTTCATCATGGACCAGCAGGAATTACTTGAGAATGCAGGCTCCCTTTCAAGTGCCCTTTCCAGACTGCTGACAGCAGTTGCATTCATTTCACTTGTTGTAGGTTCCATCGGGATCATGAACATCATGCTGGTCACCGTTACCGAACGTACGTCGGAGATAGGTTTGATGAAATCCATAGGGTATTCTAATTTCGATGTCCTTACGATGTTCATCGTTGAATCAGCGGTCGTGGGAACTATCGGTGGCATCCTTGGAGTGATACTTGGTTGTGCCGGAGCATATGGGGCTGCAACATTCATGAACCTTCCAGTCGTACTTCCTGCATCGAAGATATTTGCAGGCTTTGTTGTATCCATATTCGTTGGCCTGATCGCCGGAGCATATCCTGCGAACAAAGCTGCTAAGATGAAACCGGTCGATGCATTGAGACATGATTGA
- a CDS encoding COG1361 S-layer family protein produces the protein MGNYSSEITKEITVFAVMIVLLIMVMPTVSAQENSVTSLDISIQKYEPFPAEIGQYVDVWVKVENFRSGQSDDVTIKIVPEYPLSLDSEKNAENNIGILSPDSASVQEFRLYVDENAKPGTASFDVYYRGTDNSPWIKDTFKIKVGSTTFDSKGTLELTETTSTPNMFSPGDKGTISFKLTNTASENTINIDGEDYDTNARIQSASLTGADSIKVTSGVQEAGIVGPGNSVTLTFNVEVPEDVQEGTYYLDLAIIGNSYSYNTIWRVPVTIDSSSLKMIPSKSMILTNSEGKIQFDIANLHQNTISSVSVRPIAEGIKFSPAEYFIGSMKPDELFTIEFSAVAEEEIELTPLTLEAEYRNGFNDHTTSADVGELEIVEEKTDTKAGSSTIAFVLLIVAAAGIFIYKKRKQD, from the coding sequence ATGGGAAATTATAGTTCAGAAATTACAAAGGAAATAACGGTCTTTGCAGTTATGATAGTCCTTTTAATAATGGTAATGCCTACCGTATCGGCACAAGAGAACAGCGTAACAAGTCTGGATATCAGCATTCAGAAATATGAGCCATTTCCCGCAGAGATAGGACAATATGTAGATGTATGGGTAAAGGTGGAAAACTTCAGGTCAGGACAGTCCGATGACGTAACAATAAAAATTGTCCCTGAATATCCTTTGTCCCTTGATTCTGAAAAAAATGCTGAGAATAATATCGGTATACTTTCACCAGACAGTGCATCTGTACAGGAGTTCCGCCTGTATGTAGATGAAAATGCAAAACCCGGAACAGCTTCTTTTGATGTATATTACAGAGGGACGGATAACAGTCCCTGGATAAAGGACACATTTAAAATAAAGGTAGGATCCACCACTTTTGATAGTAAAGGTACTCTTGAACTTACTGAGACCACATCAACCCCAAATATGTTCAGTCCCGGAGATAAAGGCACCATAAGTTTCAAATTGACAAATACTGCATCAGAGAATACGATCAATATTGATGGGGAGGATTACGACACTAATGCACGTATCCAGTCGGCAAGTCTTACAGGTGCTGACAGCATCAAGGTCACCAGCGGAGTTCAAGAAGCCGGGATAGTCGGACCAGGTAATTCGGTCACCCTTACATTCAATGTAGAGGTTCCGGAAGATGTCCAGGAAGGAACATACTATCTGGACCTTGCGATAATTGGTAATTCATATTCTTATAACACCATCTGGAGAGTACCGGTCACTATTGACAGTTCATCCCTCAAGATGATCCCCTCAAAGTCCATGATATTAACTAACAGTGAAGGGAAGATACAGTTCGATATTGCGAATCTTCATCAGAACACGATATCTTCAGTGAGTGTCAGACCAATAGCTGAAGGAATCAAATTTTCCCCTGCAGAGTATTTTATCGGCTCGATGAAACCGGACGAACTTTTTACAATTGAATTTAGCGCTGTTGCAGAAGAGGAAATAGAACTAACTCCACTCACCCTTGAAGCAGAATACAGGAATGGGTTTAACGATCACACAACATCTGCCGATGTAGGCGAACTTGAGATAGTTGAAGAGAAAACAGATACCAAAGCTGGCAGTTCAACTATTGCTTTCGTACTTTTGATAGTGGCAGCAGCAGGGATCTTCATTTACAAGAAAAGGAAACAGGATTAA
- a CDS encoding ABC transporter ATP-binding protein produces the protein MEEQAFINQTKQKMKGIPDKVMETIGLKKSYYLSDTEVPILHDINITVKKGEFIAIMGPSGSGKSTLMNLLGCLDRPSEGQVLVMGKDINSISETELAKLRGLEIGFVFQNFNLVSRLTALQNVLLPTHANRRTDIDVNERAKQLLGLMGLDDRMEHKPTELSGGQSQRVAIARALINEPAIILADEPTGNLDSKTSVEIMELFSGLHKNGSTIIMITHDPETSAYADRTIHVKDGYIENN, from the coding sequence ATGGAAGAACAGGCATTTATCAACCAGACCAAACAAAAAATGAAAGGCATACCTGATAAGGTCATGGAAACCATTGGACTGAAAAAAAGTTATTATCTGTCCGACACGGAAGTACCGATCCTTCATGATATCAATATCACTGTCAAAAAGGGTGAGTTCATTGCAATTATGGGACCATCGGGTTCTGGCAAAAGTACTCTTATGAACCTGCTTGGATGCCTTGACAGACCAAGTGAAGGACAGGTCCTTGTCATGGGCAAGGACATCAACAGTATCTCCGAGACTGAACTTGCAAAACTTCGGGGATTAGAGATCGGTTTTGTTTTTCAGAACTTCAACCTTGTTTCAAGACTTACAGCTTTACAGAATGTCCTATTACCAACACATGCTAACCGCAGAACGGATATCGATGTGAACGAACGTGCGAAACAGCTTCTGGGACTGATGGGATTGGATGACCGTATGGAACACAAACCCACTGAGCTTTCAGGTGGACAATCACAGAGGGTCGCTATTGCAAGAGCCCTCATTAACGAACCTGCCATCATACTGGCAGATGAACCTACAGGGAACCTAGACTCGAAGACGAGTGTTGAGATCATGGAACTTTTTTCCGGGCTTCACAAAAATGGAAGCACAATAATAATGATAACACATGATCCTGAAACATCAGCATATGCTGACAGGACCATCCACGTAAAAGACGGCTATATAGAAAATAATTAA